In a genomic window of Anser cygnoides isolate HZ-2024a breed goose chromosome 26, Taihu_goose_T2T_genome, whole genome shotgun sequence:
- the EIF4EBP1 gene encoding eukaryotic translation initiation factor 4E-binding protein 1, whose product MSGRCCQGPTPSRDIPGPGKRLALPDGAPLPPGDYSTTPGGTVFGTTPGGTRIIYDRKFLMECRNSPVAKTPPSDLPDIPGVTSPSVEEVKVENNHVQNYDEKPSVGEEEQFDMDI is encoded by the exons ATGTCGGGGCGCTGCTGCCAGGGGCCGACGCCGAGCCGCGACATCCCGGGGCCCGGCAAGCGCCTCGCCCTGCCCGACggcgccccgctgccgcccgggGACTACAGCACCACGCCGGGGGGCACCGTCTTCGGGACCACGCCGGGCG GTACCAGGATTATTTATGATCGCAAGTTTCTGATGGAGTGCCGCAATTCTCCGGTTGCCAAAACGCCACCTTCTGACCTTCCGGACATTCCAGGCGTTACCAGCCCAAGTGTGGAGGAGGTGAAGGTTGAGAACAACCACGTGCAGAACTACGATGAGAAACCGAGCGTAG GTGAAGAAGAACAGTTTGACATGGACATCTAA